The Williamwhitmania taraxaci genomic interval TGCCGGCAGCTACCGCATTAGGCTTAAGGATGCCCGTGGCTGCGAGGTTGAGCATGCCACCAACCTTACTCAGCCGGCCACAGAACTCTTCCTTACGGCAAAGAGGGTGGTGGACGTAAAGTGCCTGAACGATACGAATGGCGAAATATACTTTGGTGCAACGGGCGGAGCCAAGCCTTACTCTTTTAAGCTGGGGCAAGGGATTCCAACGCCCGATAGCACCTTTACCGGGCTGGCCTCCGGCAGCTACACCGCTGCCGTAACCGATGTTAACGGCTGCGCCATCGATGCTTCCACTTCTCTAGGTATTCGAATTCCCCCCATGAAGCTCAGCGGAACCCTTACCAACATTGGTTGCTTTGGCGATAGGAGCGGTGCCATACTGCTGGGAATTACCGGTGGAATTGCCCCCCAAACCATAAAGTGGGAAGGGCTTAGCCAAACCGCTGCGCTGGTGGATAACTTGCCTAAGGGCGACTACAAGGTAAGCGTGGTAGATGCCGAAGGGTGCGGCGTGAGCGAAAGCTACTCGCTTACCCAACCCGATGCTCCGCTATCCATGCAGCTGCACAGCACTCCCCTCTGCCCCGATAAGACCTCGGGATTTGTAGAGGTGAAGGCGCATGGCGGAACGCCTCCCTACCTGTATAAGCTCAACTCCGGCGACTTTGCCTCCTCCAGCACCCTCATTGCCAGCAACGGCCTTCACTCCGTTACGCTTTTGGATGACCATTTGTGCGAAACTTCCGCCGCTGTGGAGGTGAAGAAGAAGGAGGGCATCCCTACCATCGACTTTATGGTGGCCACCTCCCGATATGCCACCGACACCCTAGTGGTGAAGGAGATAAGCATACCCAAGCCCGATAGCCTGTTCTGGAAGTTCGATCCGCTGGCCATCATGATAAGCGATAACCCTTGGAGCCCAATGGTTCGGTTTGAGCAGGCCGGAACCTACGCCATAGAGATGATCGGCTACTTCGACGGTTGCGACTTCTACCGCGAAAAGCGCGTTGAAATTGCTGCCTTCGATCCGCACATTATTCCAGAAAACCCATTGAATAGGGGAATTAGGGAGATGCAGGTGCTGCCGAACCCCAGCGATGGTGCATTTCAGCTTATCCTAAAGCTATACGTTAAGCAGCAGGTAATGCTGGTTATTGCCGATATGAGCGGGCGGGTGGTTTATAGCAATAAGCTTCAGGGCGATAGCTTTACCGAAAGCATTAACCTTGGTAGCGTAAACACCGGCAGCTACGTGCTGAAGGCCATTTGCGACTACGATGTTCGAAACATACTTTTATCTATTGTAAAGTAACACGACTACCGAATTGTTATGCTAAAATACTGTGCCATGCTGGCAATGGCAATGCTTTTTTTTACGGCTAGGGGGCAAAACTTGGACCAAATTGGCGTGAAACAGGGAATAAAGGTTAGCGGGGGCATCAACGCCTCAGGAACCTTCTATTCCTCCTCCGATACCGTTAAGCGCCGTTCGCCCTTTACCTCTATCATTTCGGGAAACTTTAACCTTAGCCTGTATGGCTACAGCATGCCCTTTACCTTTACCTACAGCAGCATGAATAAGGGCTACACCCAACCCTTCAACCGATTTGCCTTTACTCCGCAGTACAAGTGGGTAAAGGCCTATGTTGGCTACTCCTCCATGACCTTTAGCGACTACACCCTGGCGGGGCATACCTTTTTTGGAGGAGGGCTGGAGCTTACCCCTGGCAACTGGAACGTGGGGCTTATGTATGGGCGGCTCCGGAAGGCCGTTCAGTATAACGCCGACAGTAGGGTAACTCCATCGTTTACCCGCATGGGCTACGGCGTAAAGGTGGGCTACCACAAGGAGACCGATGGTGTAGATATCTGCGTTTTCTCGGCCAAGGACGATGTTGGCTCCGTGCAGCAGCTGCCGCCCGATGGCTCCCTTGCTCCCCTGCAAAATTTAGCGATTAGCGTTACGGCAAAGAAACAGCTGTTTAAGCACTGGCTAATCGATGCCGAGTATGCCGTTTCGGCTCTCGATGGCAATATAACCCAAAAAGAGGGCTCCACGGCTTCACCCCAGGGCTCAAACCTTGCGGGGACGTTTCTCAAGGCCACTGCCAATACCCGCTACTTCGACGCCTTTAATGGTGGTGCCGGATACCAAGCTACACGCTGGGGACTTATGCTCCGCTACGAGCGCATTGCCCCCGACTACCAAACACTTGGCTCCTACTACTGCAACAACGATATGCAAAACTTTACCCTCGCACCCAACGTGAACATGCTGGACGGACGGCTCTCGGCTAGTGCAAACGTGGGCCTTCAAACCGACAACCTCGACCACAGCAAGGCTTCCACCTCCAAGCGAATGGTGGGTAGCTGCAACATCAACTTTATCCCCAGCGAGAAGTGGGTTACCTCTGTGGCCTACTCCAACTTTACCGGTTACACCAAGGTGCGGCCCCAGGTGGATCCCAACTACCAGAGCGAAACCGATAGCCTCGACTTCTACCAGATTAACAATAACCTTAACGGAACAGTGGGCTACAGCTTTGGCGAAAAGGAAGCACCCCAAAGCGTAATGCTAAACCTTTCCTACCAAAAGGCAAGCGATCACAGCAACCGGGAGGGGGGCAGCAACACGTCCAACTTTATTTCGGCCAACGCCTCCTATACCTACGCCATTGCCAAGGCTGGCTTTAGCGTTACTCCTTCCGCGAACTTCAACCGCAACGATGCTAGTGGCATCGAGAGTATTTTTGTGGGACCAGCCCTAAGTATTGGCAAAACGCTCCTGAAGAATAAGCTTCGGCTAAGCCTTAGCGAGGGGTATAGCGCCACCCTCATAAATAGCAGCAACGCAGGTAGCATCCTCAACTCGGGTCTCAGCTGCGCCTACTCACCCGCTAGCAACGCAAAAGGAAAGCAGTCGCTTTCGCTGGGCGTTAACCTGCAAAACCGCTTCAAGGGGGCTGCCGGAGGCCGCAACCTGAGCGAACTTACTACCATACTAACCTACAGCTACCGCTTTTAGTAAAACCCGCATACCATGAACAGGATTCTACACACCGCAAAGCACCATACCCTCCTCCTACTGCTCACCCTGCTGCTGCCGCTGGCTAGCGTGGCGCAGCAAATATACCCCGTGAGCCTCACCACCCAGCTGGCACCGCCCTACTCGGTGAACCTGGCCGACTATGCCGCCCCCGGCGTAGAGCAGCTGCGGATAATCCTGCTCCAGCGCGACCTTACCCATACCGGCTACCGCCTTCGGCTCTCCCTTAGGGTGGAACTCAACGGCCGAACCATTATACGCACCAGCCCCGGCTACTACCCCGCGCCCATAGCGGTAGAAGCGGGGGTGCCTACCCTCATCTCGGGCAGCCAGCTGCTGGATTACCTTAACCCCGACGCCATGGAGTTTAGCGGTTACTCCCGCGAGGCCTACCTCCGCACCAAGGCCTTGCCCGAGGGCGCTTACCGCATAGCCTTTACGGCCTACGACTACGACCGACCCGATGTACCGGTGAGCGCCGAGAGCGCCGCCTTCTGCTACCTAGCCAAGGCCGAGCCGCCGCTGCTTACCTATCCCTTTCAGGAGGCCAAATTGCCAAACCAGCCCATGCAGCACCTCAACTTCCAGTGGACCCCGCGCAATACCGCCTCGCCCAACTCGGCCGGCAATACCACCTTCCGCCTTGAGCTGTTCGAGCTGCGCACCCCTGGGGTAAGCGCTGCCGACGTAGCCCAGAGCACCACCCCCATCTTTTCCGACGAAACCGAGCGCACCAGCTACCCCTACGGCCCCGGCCAACCGCTACTTGAGGCTGACATGCGCTACGCTTGGCGCGTGCAGGCCATCGACCGCAGCGGGACTGACCGCTTCCGCAATAACGGCTATAGCGAGCTCTACTCCTTTACTTACGGCTCGCAGGAGCCCAACGTGCTCCAAGGCTACGGCGTGGATAGCCTTGCGGTGGTGACAGCTCCGCCCCGCAACGCTCGCGCCAGCTGGGCTGCTACTCCAGGAGTGGACAGCTACGAGCTCAGCTACCGCTGCGTAGGGTTCGACACCTGGACCATAATGCCCTCCACTGGCTGTCAGCTCCTCATTCCCACGCTGGCACCATCCGCTACCTTTGAGTTCCGCATTCGCGCCCGAAAGGGCCAGCAGTGGGGCGACTACAGCGAGCTGGTAAACTTTACCATGCCAACCCCCAAGCCCGTACCGCCCTGCGGCGAAACCACCGATACCGTTCATATTACCAATACGGTGCGGCTCACCGAAATATTCCCCGGCACCACCGTTACCGCCGGCCCCTTTGAGGTAACCCTGCTCAAGGTAAAGCGCAACGCCAACGGCAGCTTTGCCGGTGAGGGCTACGGCATACTCCCCTTTATGAACGCCGAGATGCGCCTGAAGGTGAAGTTTACCAACGCCGTGTTCAACACCAGCTTCCAGCTCATAGCAGGTTCCATTCCCGTGTGTACCAACTATACCCCCGGCAGCAACGCTATACTTGGCCTCGATGGCATTATTACCGGTGGTGGAGGAACCGGAATTATCACTAACGGTAGCGGAGTTACCACCGTTACCCTGCCCGACATTACCATTCCCGGCACGGGCAGCATTACCTACAACCCTGCCGATAGCACCATAACCGTTACTACCCCCGACACAACCATTACCGTGAGCGTGGTAGATGCAGTGGCAGCCGACCAGCCCATTACGGTAAGCGATGGGGCAGGCAACACCTTTACGGTTGATCCCACAACGGGTGCGGTAACCCAAACAACGAATGGCACTGGTATTCCTGGTCTGCCTACGGGACCGCTGGCTCCCGGCACCTTTAGCGACGAACGGCTATCCGTAGCCTTTACAGCGGCTGCGGGTAACCCCTACGCCTTCGACCCCGGCGATAGCCGCTACAGCAGCTCCAACATTATGTGGGCCGAGTATAGCCAGCTTACCTGCGGTGGGCGTGCTTACCCCATACCCTTCCAGCTGATTCCGGTGGGGCAAACCGCCACCATAAAGGCCGAGGTAACACTTCGCGCAAATGGCCTCGACCTGGGCAAGCTGGTGTTCCGCACCGGAGCCGGGGCTACGCTTGTGGCCACGCGCGATGGTAGCATCTTCCAGTTCACCCTGCTGGCCGCCAAGGCCGATGAGGGCTACGACCTGCAGGCGCTTTACCCCAAAACTGGTGGCGGCTACGAGCTGGTTGGCCAGCTGCGCGTGGTATCCTACACCCCCCGCACCGTGCGTGTAAAGCTTATCCCGGTTGGGCAAACCGTAGCGAATGCCTCAGGGATAGGCGCGGAGCTCAACGCGCTGCTCAAATCCTTTGGTGTGGCCGTAACCCTCGAGGTAGGCGCACCGCTCGAAGACAAGAGCTGGGACTTGGACGGCAACGGCCAGCTGGCCGTGAACGATAAGGGCTTCTTCTCCCTCCTCACCGACGAGCAGAAGGCGCTCTGCACCGTCCTGCGCACCG includes:
- a CDS encoding fibronectin type III domain-containing protein; the encoded protein is MLQGYGVDSLAVVTAPPRNARASWAATPGVDSYELSYRCVGFDTWTIMPSTGCQLLIPTLAPSATFEFRIRARKGQQWGDYSELVNFTMPTPKPVPPCGETTDTVHITNTVRLTEIFPGTTVTAGPFEVTLLKVKRNANGSFAGEGYGILPFMNAEMRLKVKFTNAVFNTSFQLIAGSIPVCTNYTPGSNAILGLDGIITGGGGTGIITNGSGVTTVTLPDITIPGTGSITYNPADSTITVTTPDTTITVSVVDAVAADQPITVSDGAGNTFTVDPTTGAVTQTTNGTGIPGLPTGPLAPGTFSDERLSVAFTAAAGNPYAFDPGDSRYSSSNIMWAEYSQLTCGGRAYPIPFQLIPVGQTATIKAEVTLRANGLDLGKLVFRTGAGATLVATRDGSIFQFTLLAAKADEGYDLQALYPKTGGGYELVGQLRVVSYTPRTVRVKLIPVGQTVANASGIGAELNALLKSFGVAVTLEVGAPLEDKSWDLDGNGQLAVNDKGFFSLLTDEQKALCTVLRTAPGYDPTTFYLFVLPAQGALQGDMPRAKQMGYLFGEPSARTVAHELMHGVFKLEHTFSSTYGLAQGSTTNLMDYPPAGGQGGATLVKHQWDCLFSSGVVIGMFEKEEDGA